The Gardnerella leopoldii genomic interval ACTGCTATGGCTCGTATGGTTGAAGAAGAGCGAGGGCTTATTGGCACATACTTAAGTTTGGGATACGGTCGTTCTACTGCAGTAACAAGACATGCTTTCTTCGCAATATTCGCGTGTTTTGTTGGCGGCGGAATTGGCGATATTATGGGTTTTCTTGCAATCCCTTCACTTTTACTAAAAATCTTGCGTGGTTTATACGCTGTGCCAGACGTTAGGTTGAAGTATGATTGGCTGTATGGCTCTTTGTGTGTGCTAGCATTTGTGATTCCTGTTGCAATATGCACAATCGTTGTTAGTTGGCGAGAAACAAAGCAAGTTCCTGCAGCTTTGTTAAGACCAAAAGCTCCAAAAGCTGGTTCTCGCGTTCTTCTTGAAAGGTTGCCTTGGATTTGGAAGCGAATGAGTTTCTTAAATAAGGTTACCGTTCGCAATTTGGCGCGATTTAAAGGCAGATTGTGCATGACTATTGGTGGAGTTGCTGGTTGCACAGCGCTTATTGTTTGCGGTCTTGCTTTGAACGATACTGTTGCGACCTTGGGTATTCGCCAATACGAGGGAATTTATCGATACGATATGATTTCTATCTCGGCTCCAGGATCTTTCCAAAATATGAAGAAAAGCGTTGAGCAAGACAAGTCAAACAATAAAGTAGAAACTATACTTCCGGCTTATGTGGGCTCTGGAGAAATAGCTAAAAGTCAATCAAATAAGTCGAATAGTCGTCATGTTGAGGATGCGGAAAGCGTGCAGTTGATTGTTGTAAAAGACACAAAAGCTTTGTCTCATCTTGTAAATTTGCAGGATGTGAACAATAATTTGCAAACTATTAAACTTACGGATGAAGGTCCGTTGCTTTCTCAAAGCGCTGCTGCATCTCTGGACATTACTCGTGGTAGCGAAATTAATGTGACGAATACTAGTTTTAAACGTGCGAAGGTTAAAGTTAAAGCTATTGTTCGTAATCTTATCGGTTCTAATATTTACATGACTGAACGTTGCTACGAACGCTTATTTAATGGTGAAAACAGTAAGCTTCTGAAACATAATGCGTTAATTTTGCGTTTGCGCGGTAGCGATAATAATAAAATTAAATATGCTGACAAGGTTTCTGAACGTGACGGTGTGCTTGCTGTTATGAATATTACGCGTATGAAGCATGCTTTTAGTTTTGATCTTATGAATGCTGTTGTTGCTTTAATCGTAACTTTGGCTGCTGGCTTAGCTTTAGCTGTGCTTTTTACTCTTGCAAGTACTAATATTTCGGAACGTACTCGCGAAATGGCTACGCTGAAAGTTCTTGGTTTTTATCGTAGAGAAGTTCATTCCTATGTGCATAAAGAAATGCTTACTTTAACTGTTATCGGCATTGCAGTTGGATTGCCATTAGGAAGGCTTATTGCAGGATTGTTAACTAGCGCGCTTCGTATGCCGTCTTTGTATTTTGAAGTTGAAGTAGCTCCTTTAAGCTATTGCATTGCTGGCGTTGCAACACTAATTTTTGCGTTAATTGTGCAATGGGCTACCAACCCAGCTTTGGATCGCATAGATCCAGTAAGCTCACTTAAAAGTGTGGAATAGTTGCGCGAATTGTAGAATGCGTAATGAATAGTTAAGGGTTCCTATAAAATTAGAAATTCGTGGCTATTAAGGAACGGAGTTGTAATAATGAGTGAGACTGTGAATAGTGACATTAATGTAGGTTCTAAACAAACAGAATCTACAGAGACGCACAATAGCACATCTTCTCATAATCAATCTTCTAGCGTATCTGCGCAAGAAAATGCAAGTAGCAATACAAACCAAATGGAGCGTAGTCTTACCAAGCGTCATGTGCAATTTATTGCTATTGGCGGCACAATTGGAACAGGTTTGTTCCTTGGTTCTGGAAAATCAATTAGCTTAACAGGTCCGAGTATTGTATTCGTTTACATTATTGTGGGCTTGATTATGTTCCTGCTGATGCGTGGTATTGGTGAGCTAATGTACAAGGATCCAAACCAGCATACTTTTATTAGTTTTATTACGCGTTATCTTGGCAGAGGTTGGGGTAATTTTGCTGGATGGTCGTATTGGTTTGTGCTTGTACTTATTGGTATGAGCGAAATTACGGCAGTTAGTACGTATTGCGTCACATTCTTCCAAACTTTCGATATTGACGTAAGTCATTGGAAATGGCTTATAGAAGTAGTATTTTTAGCGGCTTTAGTGTGCATAAATTTGGTAGCTGTAAAGCTATTTGGGGAAACTGAGTTTTGGTTCTCAATGATTAAAATTACGCTAATTGTTGCTCTTATTGTTACAGCCGTAGTTATGGCTTTAGTTGGTTACCATTACTCTGCAGCTCCTTTGCATGGTGGCGTAATAAGTCCTGCTGGTCACGCTGGATTAGATAATATTTTCAACAATTTTTCGCTTATGCCAAACGGATGGCTTTCTTTCTTAATGAGCTTCCAAATGGTGTTTTATGCGTACCAGCTTATTGAGTTTGTTGGTGTGACTGTTTCGGAAACTAAGAATCCTCGTCAGGTTTTACCAAAGGCTATTAACGAGATTATTGTGCGCGTACTAGTTTTCTATGTTGGCGCTCTTATAGCGATTATGCTTATTGTGCCGTGGCAACAGTTTAAAGCTACGAATGCGGAAGGCGTATTTATGTCACCATTCATTATGGTGTTCCAATACGCAGGATTGCATTGGGCTTCTGCGCTTGTGTTCTTTGTGGTTATTACAGCTGCTTCTTCTGCGCTTAATTCTTTGCTGTATTCTGCTGGTCGCCACATGTATCAGATTGCGCTTGAGTCACCTTCGCCTCTTTTGGGTAAGTTGCGTAAGGTTTCACGCACGAAGGTTCCTGCTCGCGCGATTTTGTTCTCGTCTGCTTTGATTCTTCTTTCGCCAATTATTAATTCGATCCCTGGCATTCATGGTGCGTTTATTTTGTTTGCTTCGGCTTCTTCTGCAGTGATAATCATGATTTATATTTTGATTATGGTTACGCATCGTAAGTACCGTGAATCTGCTGATTTTATGCCAGACGGTTTCGTTATGCCGCATTATAAGCTTTTGAATTCTATTACTATAGCGTTCTTTGCTTTTGTGTATGTGACTTTGTTTATTAGTGACGATACACGAGCTTCTGCAATTGGTGGACTAGTGTGGCTCGTATTGTTCGGCGGATACTGCGCCTTACATCAGCATTGGCAGAATCGCGATTTAGCTGAAGCTTTGGGGAAGTAGGGTACTTCTTTACTTGATTTCTGTTATGCTTGCTGTGTGCGAATTATTGTTGCAGATTGCAGTGCAGAGTATACAGGTAGGTTAAATGCCACGCTTCCTTTAGCTAAGCGAGTGTTGCTTATTAAAGCAGATGGCAGCGTACTTATTTTTTCTGAGCTTGGTGCGTATAAACCTCTTAATTGGATGGTAGCTCCTTGTACTATGCGTGTTTTACGTAAAGAAGATAGCGGCGAATCCGATGCTGGCATTGTTGTAGATGGCTGTATTTTGCGTGTTGCTGCTGCTAAAAGCGATGATTTGCTTATGATTTCGCTTGAGCATGTTTATAGTGATAATACTTACGATTTGGGTGAGGATCCTGGCTTAGTTAAAGATGGTGTTGAGGATCATTTGCAACGTTACTTGGCTGAGCAGATTGAACGAATCGGCGATGGTGCCACGTTGGTGCGCCGTGAATATCCTACGGCTATCGGCCCAGTGGATATTATGGCTCAGGACGCGGATGGTGTACATGTCGCTATTGAGATTAAGCGGCATGGCGGTATCGACGGCGTTGAGCAACTTACGCGTTATTGTGAGTTGCTGAATAGAGATCCGTTACTTAAGCCGGTTAGAGGTATTTTTGCTGCGCAAACTATTAGTCCACAAGCCCGTGTTTTGGCTGAGGATCGTGGATTTACTTGCTTAATATTGGATTACGATGAAATGCGTGGAGTCGAGTCCAACGATCTTCGTCTGTTCTAAATATGTGTTCTAAATATGTAAAAACCCCTCGGGAAGGAGGGGTTTATTATTTATGAATCGCTAGTTAATTTTGCAACAGTTTGCAAAATTACAAATCTCACGAAGCATAAAGAATATCGACTACAAAGTACAGCGTGGCATTTGCAGGAATAGTTACGTTTCCGCGCGCGTCCTTCTTTTCTTCTTTGCCGTAGCCATCTTCTGGTGGGATTACCAAAAGAACTTGGGAACCAACTTTCTTTCCAGTTAAGCCTTTAGTCCAACCAGGGATTACTCCTCCAGCAAGTTGGAAGTCTGCAGGTATGCCACGAAGCCAAGAAGAATCAAACTGATGAAGTTTGCCGTCTTTATCGGCAGTCCAACCAGTGTAATGAGCGGAAACTGTGTCTTTTGCAGTTACTTTTTTGCCGGTTCCTTCAATCAAAGTCTGAGAAACAAGCTTTCCGTCTGGAACGTAGTTATTTTTATCTAAGGTTGGTGCTCCAGATTTATCAAGAGTTACCTTCGGCAAATTTGCGGGAATATTCGTAACAGCTTTGCCTGTTGCTCTAGTTAGAGATTTTGATCGCGAAACCATTGTAAGAACCATAATATATGAAGGATTTTTGGCTCCTCCGCTTACGCCCAAAGCAATAGTCGTATTAATTTTTTTGCCCTTAATTAAAGCGTAATATGGTCGGCTTGTAGAGTTTTTATTAATGGAAATTGAGCAATCAACTTTGCCTTCTTTCCAAGTATTCATAAGCTCTTTGCCGGTTTTGGAGTCGAACACAATGCCCTGAGAGCATACGCGATCGCCTTCTTTAATTGTTTCTCCGTTGCCTCGTTGCAAAACGGCATAAGTATTTTGCTTTACTTTTACAGGCGTTTTCAGCGTTATTTTAGGCTTTTTGCCCAGCTCTCCCGATGCGCTTACGCCTTCCAGCAACTGCATTCCAGCTTTTTGAGCGTTTTCATCAGTTAAATTGTTATTGTCAGAATTTTCTCCGCATGAAGCAAGCACTACGCACATTGCTACTGCGCTAATAGTTGCGAAAGCGCGAAGTAAAAGAGATTTTTGTCCTAATGTTTTGATTTTTTTCATAGCCTCACATTACCGCTTGACGCTGATTTTTACATCAAAACATGCAAGTAATATTAAAAGACTGTAGAATGGTATCGTTATGACAAATATAGAAGATGCTTCTGATACAGAAGGACGACCAATGCGACGACCAATGCGACGGCTCACTTTGCGCAGTAAAATCATGCGCGGCGTTGTAGCTCCATTTTTTGCTTTGCTTGCAGTATTAAGTGTTGTTCTTGGTGTTGCCAACTCAACATTTTGGAAGCCTAGTAATGTGGTTATTGCGTACGCTAAAGTATCTGGAACTCGTTATATTGTCACTGATCCTGGTGTTTTGAATCTTGTAGATAACAGGGTTCGTATTAGTGTCGCTGCTTTGCATACGCGTAAGCCTATTTGTGTTGCTGTAGGTTTAACGAAAGACGTAAGAGGCTGGGTGGCAGGTTCTCCAGTACAAAGAATTACTGGTTTGCGTGATTGGAATAATCTTTCAGTTTCTGAAGTGTCTGGTAGAACCTCTGTGCAAGCGGGTGACTCTGTGGACATTAAGGATCCTGACGTAAAATTCCAAGAATCTAATTTATGGCCTATAGTTACATGCCAGCTTGGTTTAGCGAAATTGGCAATAAATACTGCAGATTATGTTCAATCTTCTGGTTCTGCGTCATACGATCATGCTGTTGCAAACGGCACAATGTCTAAATCAGGCACTCGCTCTAGTAAGTCAAATAGCTCTGATACTGCTTCTTCTGCACTGCGTTCGCAGGCTGCTAGACGTGTTTTGCTAATTGATTTGGGGGATAATGTACCGGAAGCTTCCATAGAATTGCGGTGGCGTCGTAATCAAATTCCAGATTTTGCAACGCCTTTATATTTTGTAGGAGCACTTTTTGCAGTATTAGCTATACTTTCTGCAACTATTTTTGCAATGGCTCCGCATCGTCGTCGTAATAAGCAATTAATAGCTAGCCGTTCAGGAGCGTTGGCAGTAAAGTCTGCACAGCGTGACGAAGTCACCTTTGCTGAGGCGATTTCTGGAACCATGTCTGGTATTTTTGGTCACAAACGACACAAGAAGGATTCTGGAAGTCACGCAAGGCATGGGGGTCATGCACGTCGTCGCAAAGATTCAATGCAAAGCGGCGACTCAAATGGTATGCAAACTCGAATTGCGTCTGCTTCTACAGCGGTTGCATCTACTGATTCTTTGGCTGAAACTACTGTTATTGCACAAGATGAAATGCTTGCGTTTGCCGCGCGCTTTATGCAGCAACATGACGATAATTCTTATTTAGATGACTTAGGCAATGTTGATGATGAATTTAATGATTTGCACAATCAGGATGCTGCGGCAAACGGGGAAGATTTAGCAAATGCGGAAGATATAGGAAATGCGAAATATTCTGGAAATTCAGCAGAATCAGCAAATTCAGAAAATAAGCAATATAAGCGGAATTCTCAGAATATTAAGACTCCGCGAAATAAGAAAAAATCTTACGCAAGCGCGTCGGATGGCAATAGTCTGAACGATCATAAGGATAAGCATCAGCAGCAAAATAAGTATGCACAGCAGAATAACAAGAGGCGTAACCGTCAGAACGATAGAAACAATGCTAATAATTCTGAAAAGTTTGCAAAGAAACGTTTAGAAACGGTCAAGCCTTCAGATAGTAATAGCAAGATTTCACATGAATCTAGTAAGAAAAAGCTTAATGATCACGAAAACTATCGCAACTCAGAATCAAACAAACGTCAAAATTCGTCTAAAAATAGCAACGATAAGCAGTCTCGCATAAAACGAAATGGGTTTAGAGGAGACGGCAGTAACGGTCGCTACAGAAAAAATGGGAAAGGCTACCGCGGTAATTCTTCAAGTGAGCGAGGAAATGAATAAAATGCGTAATACTAATGTCGATATTCACCGCGTAAACAGTAAAAATAGAGGCGTATTGCGCAACAACATAGTCACATTAATAGCATGTGTTGTATCAACGGTTATGGTAACTGGATTATCTGCTTGCGATGGGCAGGTGCCGAAACCTGCTGAAGCGCGTAGTAATCAAGAGTTGCCTAATGTGACTATGCTGCAAGAAAAAGATATCCGCTTGGGGTTGCTTCGCACTCTAGAAAAGGCAAACGACGAAAAAGATGTGGATTCATTATCTCAAGCAGTTTCTGGACCTGCTCTCGATATTCGCACGAGCGAGCTTACGATTGCAAACAAAACTGGAAACTTAGATCCTAAGACCACTATTCCACGTGAAGCCGCGCAAACTATTGTGCCAACTAATTCTGGTTGGCCAAGAGATTTAATGACTATTACAACTACTACTAAAGATCAACAGTCAAAACGTTTGCTGGTTTTACGTCAACAGAGAGCGCGTTCGAATTATAAACTTTGGGCTGTTGCGCGCTTATTCCCTGGAGTGCATCTTCCTAAATTTGCTGTGCCAAGTATTGGTTCTTCAATGGGTAAATCTAACGATACTGGTTTGGTGATGACTCCAGATGAAGCGGTAGCTGCGTATGCAGACGTTTTACAAAATGGTGAAAACAGCAAGTACGCGAAGCATTTTGCTGACGATTATTTGCGTAAAAAGTTAGTTGAACTTTCTAAAGCAGTGCAAGCTGGAATGGAGCGAAATAAAGGCTCTCAAGAACAAATCTTTACACCAAATCTCAAACAAATAAGCATTATGCGTTCAAGCGATGGAAGCGATTTGGTTGTTGCGCGCATAGATTCTGTGTGGACTCGTAAAGCTGGTGAAGGGCGTGAATCTCGTCCTGCTTCTGATGAAGAAAAAGCATTATTTGGCGATGGTAAAGCAAAAGGTACTATGCGAGTAACTTACGTAAATGTTATTGCTCTAGTAGTTCCTCCAGCTAGTTCTCATATGAAGATTATTCCTGTTGGTGCTGAGCGTCAGCCTATTAAGGTAGAAGCTTTATAAATTTTGTAAGTACAATTTAGTGTGCTTGGAAAAGAGGAAAAATGGTGAGTAGTAAAGCGCAAGGCATGAATCCTGGCGGATTTTCGCTTGCTGGGGCTGTAGATTTAGAAGGCGTAAAGCGTCGCGTAGAAGCTCAAGCTAAGCAAGCTGCTAAAGCTGCATCGGGCTCTACTGGTTCTTCTGCTCCAAAAGCTGGCGGCTATGTAATCGATGTTAATGAGCAGTCTTTTCAGGCGATGGTGCAAACGTCTGTAAGTTTCCCAATTGTTATTTTGCTTTGGCAAGCTAATGACGAGGCCTATTATGATGTGGCACAGAAATTAGCGGATGCTGTTAACGCGCTTGACGGTCGTATGCAGTTAGCTCGTATCGACTCTGATGAAAGCCCAAGTATTGCTCAAGCATTGCAAGCGCAGCAGCTTCCTGCAATTTACGGTTTAATTGGCGGACGTCCTATGCCTATTGCGCAAGGTTTACCTAGCGACGAGGAATTACAGCAGATTTGTGGCACTATTTTGCCGCAATTGGTTCAGGTTGCTGAACGCTCTGGTGTTGCTGGAACTGCTCCTTTTGTGGAATCCTCGGTTGAGAAAAAGTCTGAAATGTCTAAAGACTCAGATCAAGATAGTTCCGGGAATAACTCTGTTGAGAATGTTCCGCCTGCTCATGAGCAAGCTCATTCGCTTGCTATGAAGGGTGATTATGAAGGTGCTGCACGCGAGTATGCAAAAGTAATGGAAGCAGATCCTCATGATGTGCTTGCATCGCGTGAACATGCAAAAGCTTTGTTGCTTTCGCGTAATACTAATACTGATGTTGCTGCGGTTAGAAAGGCTGCTGGCGATAATAAGGATGATTTAGATTCGCAGCTTGCAGTAGCAGATGTAGATATGATTGACGGTCATATTGATGACGCTTTTGGGCGACTGCTTGACTTCCTTGCATCTGGTCATAAGAGTGATGCGGATGCTATTCGTTCTCGTATGCTTGAGTATTTTGCCATACTTCCTGCAGATGATGAGCGTCTTGCGCGCGCTCGTCGCCGTCTTGCAATTCTTCTTTATTGATTATTGCGCGATGACGCTTTTGGGCGACTTATGTAGTATTAAACAAAAAAGCCAAGAACCACAACAATCGTGAGAAATTTGTGTGATTCTTGGCTTTAGTAGCGGGGCATGGATTTGAACCATGGACCTCTGGGTTATGAGCCCAGCGAGCTACCGAGCTGCTCCACCCCGCGTCGGCTACTTTTAGCAGCTCTATCTACGATAGGTGCAAATTTAGATTTGTCAACTTTCGGGCGTGTCTCGCTGTATTTGGTTAGAATTTTACGATTCGTGTACATGAGTGACATAGACATAATAAACATAAACAAGTGTGGAGTATAATAAACACATGCCTATTAAGATTCCTGAAGGATTGCCAGCGCGAAGCATATTAGATGCTGAGCGAATTTTTGCATTGGAACGCCCAGAAGCAGAACAGCAGGATGTTCGACCACTTCGTTTGTTGATTTTGAATCTTATGCCCAAAAAAATCGAGACAGAAACTCAGCTTTTGAGACTCATCTCTAAGTCTCCTTTGCAAGTTGACGTCGATTTTATGAAAACTTCTACGCATGTATCGACACATGTTAGCGCTGATCATTTAGTAAAATTCTATGAAAATCTTGACGCACTTCGTAACAACTATTACGACGGATTCGTTGTGACGGGCGCTCCTGTTGAGCATATGGAATTTGAAGAAGTCGACTACTGGCACGAATTTACGCAAATTCTTGACTGGGCATCAACACACGTTTTCTCAACAATGTATTTGTGCTGGGGCGCAATGGGTGCGCTTTACTATCGATATGGCGTAAAAAAGCATGTTCTCAGCAAAAAAGTTTTTGGCGTGTTCCCGCAATATTTGCAGGATGAGTACTGTTTTCTTACAAATGGTTTTGATGAAATCGCTTTACAACCGCATTCTAGAATAGCGAGTGTTGATGTTGACAGCATTTCTGCAGATCAGCGTTTACAAATTCTTACGTATGGTCCCGAATCTGGTCCGGGATTAGTTGCTACGCGTGATTTTTCTGAAGTTTTTGCGCTAGGACATTGGGAATATGGCAAAATGACTCTTGCGCAGGAATATGAGCGTGACATGTTAAAAGGTTTGAGCAACGTGCCATTCCCTTACAACTATTTCCCTCATGACGATCCAAAATTAGAGCCACTATTTTCTTGGCGTGCGCACGCGAATTTGCTTTGGCGCAACTGGCTTAATTGGGTGTACGAAACTACGCCTTACAATCTTTCTGATATTTCTCATTTAAGAGCTGCTGGAAGGCTTGGAACTGAACGTTCTATAAGGCATGAGCCGGCTTCTCCGCGCTCCGATAATTTTTATCCATTTGACGGCATTAAGTACGGTATGAACAAATAAATTTTGAAGTTGCGTAATTATGTACAAGCAAAGAGTACAATCAGCAATTAGATATATTTTTCGTTTCGTGCCCCGCGCCTTACGAAATATGAAACATATGATCTAGTTGATATATATGCCGCGAGAATGATTGAATTGAGTATGTGAGTGAGCGGCACTGAATTGAGGCGTGTGAACGGATTGCTATAAGGAGGCACTTATGGATGTGATGGTTGATGTTTTACAGAAGACCACGACTGTAGCTTCTACTGTAGCTTCGAATAAACCAGAGCTACCTGATATTAGTGAGTTTTTGCCTCCAGAGATTTTGTTCCAAGGCACTCCATTTGCCATGAACCGAATTGTTATGGTGCGTATTATTATGGCCGTAATCGTTATGATTATTTTTGGCATTGGAGCAGCTCGCGCAAAAGTGGTTCCAGGAAGATTCCAAAGCGTGCTAGAAATTCTAATGGACTTTGTGCGATTTAACATTGTGTACGAAATGATTGGCGAAGAGCGCGGCAAGCGTTATGTGCCAATGATAACAACTCTTTTTATAACAATATTTTTCTTTAATCTTTGCTCAGTTATTCCAGGCTTAAATATGGCTGCAACAGCAACTATTACAGGGCCATTAGTGTTTGCTCTTTGGGTTGTATGCCAATACTTAATAACTGGAATTAGAGAAAAAGGATTCCTAACGTTCTTCCGCGAATCCTTGTTCCCAGCAGGCGTGCCATGGCCAATTTACTTTATTCTTACGCCATTGCAGCTTCTGGAATTGTTGATTGTGCGACCACTTTCGCTTACAATCCGTTTGTTTGCGAATATGATTGCTGGCCATTTGCTGGTGGCCACTTGTCTAGTATTCACCAACTTCTTTGTGGTGGATTCCAGCAATAAACTCCTTGCCTTAGGCGGTGCATTATGGCTGCTTGGTGGCATTCTGTTTACAGTATTCGAAGTAATAGTCGCAGGCTTGCAGGCGTTTATTTTTACCGTTCTTGCATCTGTGTATATTTCGGAAAGTTACCCCGAGAAAGAAGAAAAATCTGCTGTTGCTATTGCATAAATAGGTAAAACTAATTAAAGCTAGTTAAAGCAAACAGATAAAACAGGTTTAATAATCTTAGGGTTTATAACTGGTTACTGTTCCTAAAGAAAGGAAACCAATGAATAGTATCATCGCTCTCGCAGGATTGACGGGCAACCTTAGCATTCTAGGCTTTGCTGTTGCTACTCTTTCCCCTGCTATCGGAATGGCAATGGTTGTAGCCAAGGCTATGGAATCCACTGCACGCCAGCCAGAAGTTGGCAACCGTATTCAGTTGTTCATGTTTATTGGCTTGGCATTCATTGAGGTTCTGGGCTTGCTCGGATTCGTTGCCTACATTATGGGAAGCTGAACCGAACGAAACAACTCGTTCCAACGCATACAAGTGTTGAAAGAATAGAAAGGACAAGCCATGGCATATGCAGCCGAAACTAATAAACTGGCGTTGTTCTTGCCGGAGCCTTACGACGTTATATGGTCGCTGGTTGTTTTAGTTGTTCTTGCAGCGTTTTTCTACAAGTTCGTTATGCCTAAATTCCAGGCAATTCTTGATGAGCGTGCAGAAAAAATTGAAGGTGGAATGGCTAAGGCTGCTAATGTGCAGCGTGAAGCAGATGAGTTAAAGAGCCAGATTGAAAACGAACTTTCTCAAGCTCAAACTGATGCTGCAAATACTCGTGAAGAGGCTCGATCGGAAGCTTCAAAAATTATTGGCGAAGCTAGACAACGCGCTGAAAAGGATGCTGCGAAGATTATCAGTGAAGCACAGCATTCTATTGAGGCTCAGCATAAGCATGCCATGTCCAGCCTCCAAGGAGAAGTGTCGGTTCTTGCAGCAGCTTTAGCTGGCAAGATTCTTGCATCCAAATTGGATGACGATACCGTCAGTTCCAAGATTATTGATCATGTGATCGATGAAGTTGGAGACACTAAAAATTCGGATCAAAGCAAGTAAAGTAATGTGCAAAACTGAATAATCGCAAAATAAAATTACGGTTATTTCGTTTTGTATTATTTGCGTTACTTCGTTTTTACAGAAACGAGG includes:
- a CDS encoding FKBP-type peptidyl-prolyl cis-trans isomerase, whose protein sequence is MKKIKTLGQKSLLLRAFATISAVAMCVVLASCGENSDNNNLTDENAQKAGMQLLEGVSASGELGKKPKITLKTPVKVKQNTYAVLQRGNGETIKEGDRVCSQGIVFDSKTGKELMNTWKEGKVDCSISINKNSTSRPYYALIKGKKINTTIALGVSGGAKNPSYIMVLTMVSRSKSLTRATGKAVTNIPANLPKVTLDKSGAPTLDKNNYVPDGKLVSQTLIEGTGKKVTAKDTVSAHYTGWTADKDGKLHQFDSSWLRGIPADFQLAGGVIPGWTKGLTGKKVGSQVLLVIPPEDGYGKEEKKDARGNVTIPANATLYFVVDILYAS
- the atpE gene encoding ATP synthase F0 subunit C — translated: MNSIIALAGLTGNLSILGFAVATLSPAIGMAMVVAKAMESTARQPEVGNRIQLFMFIGLAFIEVLGLLGFVAYIMGS
- a CDS encoding tetratricopeptide repeat protein translates to MVSSKAQGMNPGGFSLAGAVDLEGVKRRVEAQAKQAAKAASGSTGSSAPKAGGYVIDVNEQSFQAMVQTSVSFPIVILLWQANDEAYYDVAQKLADAVNALDGRMQLARIDSDESPSIAQALQAQQLPAIYGLIGGRPMPIAQGLPSDEELQQICGTILPQLVQVAERSGVAGTAPFVESSVEKKSEMSKDSDQDSSGNNSVENVPPAHEQAHSLAMKGDYEGAAREYAKVMEADPHDVLASREHAKALLLSRNTNTDVAAVRKAAGDNKDDLDSQLAVADVDMIDGHIDDAFGRLLDFLASGHKSDADAIRSRMLEYFAILPADDERLARARRRLAILLY
- a CDS encoding homoserine O-succinyltransferase; this encodes MPIKIPEGLPARSILDAERIFALERPEAEQQDVRPLRLLILNLMPKKIETETQLLRLISKSPLQVDVDFMKTSTHVSTHVSADHLVKFYENLDALRNNYYDGFVVTGAPVEHMEFEEVDYWHEFTQILDWASTHVFSTMYLCWGAMGALYYRYGVKKHVLSKKVFGVFPQYLQDEYCFLTNGFDEIALQPHSRIASVDVDSISADQRLQILTYGPESGPGLVATRDFSEVFALGHWEYGKMTLAQEYERDMLKGLSNVPFPYNYFPHDDPKLEPLFSWRAHANLLWRNWLNWVYETTPYNLSDISHLRAAGRLGTERSIRHEPASPRSDNFYPFDGIKYGMNK
- a CDS encoding amino acid permease, whose product is MERSLTKRHVQFIAIGGTIGTGLFLGSGKSISLTGPSIVFVYIIVGLIMFLLMRGIGELMYKDPNQHTFISFITRYLGRGWGNFAGWSYWFVLVLIGMSEITAVSTYCVTFFQTFDIDVSHWKWLIEVVFLAALVCINLVAVKLFGETEFWFSMIKITLIVALIVTAVVMALVGYHYSAAPLHGGVISPAGHAGLDNIFNNFSLMPNGWLSFLMSFQMVFYAYQLIEFVGVTVSETKNPRQVLPKAINEIIVRVLVFYVGALIAIMLIVPWQQFKATNAEGVFMSPFIMVFQYAGLHWASALVFFVVITAASSALNSLLYSAGRHMYQIALESPSPLLGKLRKVSRTKVPARAILFSSALILLSPIINSIPGIHGAFILFASASSAVIIMIYILIMVTHRKYRESADFMPDGFVMPHYKLLNSITIAFFAFVYVTLFISDDTRASAIGGLVWLVLFGGYCALHQHWQNRDLAEALGK
- the atpB gene encoding F0F1 ATP synthase subunit A, giving the protein MDVMVDVLQKTTTVASTVASNKPELPDISEFLPPEILFQGTPFAMNRIVMVRIIMAVIVMIIFGIGAARAKVVPGRFQSVLEILMDFVRFNIVYEMIGEERGKRYVPMITTLFITIFFFNLCSVIPGLNMAATATITGPLVFALWVVCQYLITGIREKGFLTFFRESLFPAGVPWPIYFILTPLQLLELLIVRPLSLTIRLFANMIAGHLLVATCLVFTNFFVVDSSNKLLALGGALWLLGGILFTVFEVIVAGLQAFIFTVLASVYISESYPEKEEKSAVAIA
- the nucS gene encoding endonuclease NucS, with protein sequence MRIIVADCSAEYTGRLNATLPLAKRVLLIKADGSVLIFSELGAYKPLNWMVAPCTMRVLRKEDSGESDAGIVVDGCILRVAAAKSDDLLMISLEHVYSDNTYDLGEDPGLVKDGVEDHLQRYLAEQIERIGDGATLVRREYPTAIGPVDIMAQDADGVHVAIEIKRHGGIDGVEQLTRYCELLNRDPLLKPVRGIFAAQTISPQARVLAEDRGFTCLILDYDEMRGVESNDLRLF
- a CDS encoding ABC transporter permease, whose translation is MHSLLPIVFISAIRMWVREWRRFCVLAVIAMLGVAVMTGIYAGCNDMFLATNDMYAKLHAYDLQIVSTLGLTKDDVAALRALPSVSEVEAERSWKATAHATDDAKSSYAMNFVHYVESQKNLNRLHLLKGNMPKNNSEAVVTQRFLHDSGLSIGNVIVVNVQQNAGVGSLGSSNSKSKTYRLRITGSVLDSNDLNNPDGYQSKAFRNSVTSRYPIFTSAAPDNVTSLPYTAISVRLNDAQRVNVFSKDYRGIVDDASEQIQERVQSKRETARRNQIIDKQVNLELKNIIANDPRLQRAPNFVKEQAKKQICKQIKSEIQKRVPQAQWHISTRIANDSYASLRSDVASIQSLGYAFPAVFLVVAMMMSLTAMARMVEEERGLIGTYLSLGYGRSTAVTRHAFFAIFACFVGGGIGDIMGFLAIPSLLLKILRGLYAVPDVRLKYDWLYGSLCVLAFVIPVAICTIVVSWRETKQVPAALLRPKAPKAGSRVLLERLPWIWKRMSFLNKVTVRNLARFKGRLCMTIGGVAGCTALIVCGLALNDTVATLGIRQYEGIYRYDMISISAPGSFQNMKKSVEQDKSNNKVETILPAYVGSGEIAKSQSNKSNSRHVEDAESVQLIVVKDTKALSHLVNLQDVNNNLQTIKLTDEGPLLSQSAAASLDITRGSEINVTNTSFKRAKVKVKAIVRNLIGSNIYMTERCYERLFNGENSKLLKHNALILRLRGSDNNKIKYADKVSERDGVLAVMNITRMKHAFSFDLMNAVVALIVTLAAGLALAVLFTLASTNISERTREMATLKVLGFYRREVHSYVHKEMLTLTVIGIAVGLPLGRLIAGLLTSALRMPSLYFEVEVAPLSYCIAGVATLIFALIVQWATNPALDRIDPVSSLKSVE